One Saccharomycodes ludwigii strain NBRC 1722 chromosome VI, whole genome shotgun sequence DNA segment encodes these proteins:
- the MES1 gene encoding methionine--tRNA ligase MES1 (similar to Saccharomyces cerevisiae YGR264C | MES1 | MEthionyl-tRNA Synthetase) — MKISFDKEKSHSHKLQFANNIKIALAIEFANKNKNPSLTIDPENTKAELVSDNFKLFNTTAILQYVLNDFNVDKYAITTLEPLLYKETSSHSKEVVTKAIEIIFSGNNSDVFPVTASNLIVFADAYALDADQFSTYKNLPDILTNALKVARTQTPRQSSEFKHSGAVNIDETFKVLKNTTTDGKILPRENEKNILVTSALPYVNNVPHLGNIIGSVLSADIYARYCKARNYNTLFICGTDEYGTATETKALEEKVSPKELCDKYHKIHAQVYDWFQIGFDRFGRTTTPKQTIIAQDIFTKLNNNGFLEEKSMKQLYCPEHKAYLADRYVEGECPKCHYEDARGDQCDKCGGLLDPFELINPRCKLDNATPEPRNSEHIFLCLDKLEGEIKKWVDKASEEGEWSKNSKTITQSWLKEGLQPRCITRDLVWGTPVPLEKYKNKVLYVWFDATIGYVSITANYTDDWKKWWKNPENVKLYQFMGKDNVPFHSVIFPGSQLGTKENWTMLHHLSTTEYLQYEGGKFSKSRGIGVFGNNAQEIGVSPSVWRYYLASVRPESSDSQFSWSDFVTRNNSELLANLGNLVNRLVKFVNAKYNGVVPDYDIKNLDNFSGLTSDINKILESYIDEMEHTHEKRGLELAMSLSSRGNLFLQENKLDNSLFSEFPAKSDAVVGVGLNIIYTVASVICPFMPETAELIYKMLNAPALKIDNKFHLSILGGHNINKAEYLFQRIDEKKIDEWRSKYSGQQV, encoded by the coding sequence ATGAAGATTTCGTTTGATAAAGAAAAGTCACATTCTCACAAATTGCAATTtgccaataatattaaaatagcCTTAGCTATCGAATttgcaaataaaaataagaatcCATCGTTAACTATTGATCCTGAAAATACCAAAGCAGAATTAGTTTCAgataatttcaaattattCAACACTACTGCCATTTTACAATACgttttaaatgattttaatGTCGACAAATACGCCATCACCACACTAGAACCATTATTATACAAGGAAACATCATCACACTCAAAGGAAGTTGTTACTAAGGCCATcgaaattattttttctggTAACAATAGCGACGTTTTCCCAGTCACTGCTTCCAACTTAATTGTTTTCGCTGACGCTTATGCTTTGGATGCTGATCAATTTTCCACCTATAAAAACTTACCAGATATCCTAACCAACGCGTTAAAAGTTGCTAGAACTCAAACTCCACGTCAATCATCTGAGTTTAAACATTCAGGTGCTGTCAACATCGATGAAACctttaaagttttaaaaaatactacCACTGATGGTAAAATTCTACCAAGGgaaaatgagaaaaatattttggtcACTTCAGCTTTACCATATGTCAATAATGTTCCTCATTTAGGTAACATAATTGGTAGTGTTTTAAGTGCCGATATTTATGCTCGGTATTGTAAGGCCAGAAATTACAACactttgtttatttgtggTACCGATGAATACGGTACCGCTACTGAGACAAAAGCTCTGGAGGAAAAGGTTTCCCCTAAGGAATTGTGTGACAAATACCACAAAATTCACGCCCAAGTTTATGATTGGTTTCAAATCGGGTTTGATCGTTTTGGTAGAACAACAACTCCAAAACAGACCATTATTGCCCAAGATATTTTCACcaaattaaataacaatggaTTTTTGGAGGAAAAATCCATGAAGCAATTGTATTGTCCAGAACATAAAGCTTACTTAGCTGACAGGTATGTTGAAGGTGAATGTCCTAAATGTCATTATGAAGATGCTCGCGGTGATCAATGTGATAAGTGCGGTGGCTTATTGGATCCATTTGAACTAATCAACCCACGTTGCAAATTGGATAACGCCACACCAGAACCAAGAAACTCCGAAcacatatttttatgtttagATAAGTTAGAAggtgaaattaaaaaatgggtGGACAAAGCCAGTGAAGAAGGGGAATGGAGCAAAAATTCCAAGACTATTACTCAGTCTTGGTTAAAGGAAGGTTTACAACCACGGTGTATCACCAGAGACTTGGTTTGGGGTACTCCAGTTCCGCTAGAAAAGTACAAGAACAAAGTTTTGTACGTTTGGTTTGATGCTACAATTGGATATGTTTCTATAACTGCTAATTACACGGATGATTGGAAAAAATGGTGGAAAAATCCGGAAAATGTTAAATTGTACCAATTTATGGGCAAAGATAATGTCCCATTCCACTCTGTAATTTTCCCAGGTTCTCAATTGGgtacaaaagaaaattggACAATGTTGCATCATTTAAGTACCACAGAATATTTGCAATATGAAGGTGGTAAGTTTTCCAAGAGTAGAGGTATCGGTGTCTTCGGTAACAATGCTCAAGAAATCGGAGTTTCTCCAAGTGTTTGGAGATATTATTTGGCTTCTGTTAGACCAGAATCCAGTGATTCTCAGTTTTCTTGGAGTGATTTTGTCACCAGAAATAATAGTGAATTGTTGGCCAATTTGGGTAATTTGGTTAACAGACTGGTCAAATTTGTTAATGCAAAATATAATGGTGTTGTTCCTGACTATGACATCAAAAACTTGGATAACTTTTCTGGGTTGACAAGCGATATAAACAAGATCTTGGAGTCTTATATTGACGAAATGGAACATACTCATGAAAAACGTGGATTAGAACTAGCCATGTCTTTAAGTTCTCGCGGTAACTTGTTTTTGCAAGAAAACAAATTGGATAACAGTTTGTTTTCTGAATTTCCAGCAAAATCTGACGCTGTTGTTGGTGTTGGtttgaatattatttacaCTGTTGCTTCCGTTATCTGTCCATTTATGCCAGAAACAGCTGAATTGATTTATAAAATGTTGAATGCTCCtgctttaaaaattgaCAATAAATTCCACCTATCTATTTTGGGTGGTcacaatattaataaagccgaatatttgtttcaacgtattgatgaaaagaaaattgatGAATGGAGATCCAAATATTCTGGACAACaagtttaa
- the LRP1 gene encoding Lrp1p (similar to Saccharomyces cerevisiae YHR081W | LRP1 | Like RrP6) yields MAEETIKFNKYVSYLNKQLDSLLNSLQTELINKSLDDKLMQVTTSNNATLNRLEICNKYAYVLSSLLFVYMKLNNTKDLSPILKEISRVRSYMDEANKLKDLANIPKQNDEKKKSFNHSSISEQNFTKGKHTRFNQTNEEGSSLKDNILEKLHKKTVSPRNTKSLSSSTNSKKPGKVDKKRNTVKKGK; encoded by the coding sequence ATGGCTGAAGAAACAATCAAATTCAACAAATATGTTTCATATTTGAATAAACAATTAGACTCATTACTCAACTCATTACAAACTGAGTTGATTAACAAATCATTGGATGATAAATTGATGCAAGTAACCACTTCCAACAATGCAACGTTGAATAGATTAGAAATTTGTAATAAATATGCCTATGTTTTAAGCTCTCTACTCTTTGTTTATatgaaattgaataataCCAAAGATTTATCACCTATTCTGAAGGAAATATCAAGGGTTAGATCGTACATGGATGAAGCAAATAAATTGAAGGATCTTGCTAATATTCCCAAACAGAATGatgaaaagaagaaatccTTTAACCATTCTAGTATAAGTGAGCAAAATTTTACAAAGGGGAAACATACAAGATTTAATCAAACAAATGAGGAAGGTAGTAGCttaaaagataatattttagagAAATTACATAAAAAGACAGTGTCACCAAGAAATACCAAAAGCTTATCTTCTTCAACTAATAGCAAAAAACCTGGGAaagttgataaaaaaaggaacaCGGTGAAGAAGGGGAAATAA
- the PEX3 gene encoding Pex3p (similar to Saccharomyces cerevisiae YDR329C | PEX3 | PEroXin), producing the protein MTSKPTITTNNNKLFFLQRHKKKLLITIILSVFTIITTTSIGVYLLNNWIKKQSFKLQQKRFLKEQIKRRFQQTQQDSIYTVYELLPVVAIILNNFLDLDDIVLTLKSNTVNTNNNTTTTTTASTNAESSDPANTNGNTSNSKLELWNALKIKSITKLCVSIYTLSSLLLLTRIQLNILARKEYLQYDLQEYGTATTNNKSNNGLISWLQSLLYIKRSDEQGAKEEDNLELNIKKNGYNNMYDIKYCNEQAFLSLSWWLLNRGYTKYSKIIEAQVLENFNYLGPKDSLTFQEFSVKISNILFKTNEQLLLDGGTVNGNNTNTLLSAILLPATSLEQFVLQQSVNPQVLKILNQDNANNNLEFRELVDETKKIIQSTASSIVLETLVNESFQYLMNQIEQRCLFKLAKKRSNNSSNDKDDNSVVEATFQIALLSLSCKDIIDKNILVNNSDGDILSLSGSTNTTTENNSSLLNKIDSIPELDDLSASVYSNI; encoded by the coding sequence ATGACTTCTAAACCAACCattactactaataataataaacttttctttttacaaagacataaaaagaaattactAATTACAATAATCCTATCTGTATTTACAATAATCACAACCACTTCAATAGGTGTCTATTTACTCAACAATTGGATCAAAAAACAATCTTTCAaattacaacaaaaaaggtttttaaaagaacaaattaaaaggaGATTCCAACAAACTCAACAAGATTCAATATATACTGTTTATGAGTTGTTACCTGTGGTTGCAAtcattttaaataatttccTAGATTTGGATGACATAGTCTTAACTTTGAAAAGTAATACAGTAAATACAAACAATAACACTACCACTACTACAACTGCGTCGACTAATGCTGAATCAAGTGATCCAGCTAATACTAATGGAAATACAAGTAATAGTAAGCTAGAACTATGGAAcgcattaaaaataaaaagtattaCGAAATTATGTGTTAGTATATACACTCTATCAAgtctattattgttaactAGAATACAGTTGAATATTTTAGCaagaaaagaatatttaCAATATGATTTACAAGAGTATGGAACTGCcaccactaataataaaagtaacaATGGTTTAATTTCATGGCTTCAGTCCTTGCTTTATATTAAGCGTTCCGATGAACAAGGAGCAAAAGAGGAGGATAACTTGGAACTGaatattaagaaaaatggCTATAATAACATGTATGATATCAAGTATTGTAACGAACAAGCATTTTTGTCATTATCCTGGTGGTTATTGAACAGGGGATATACAAAATACTCCAAAATTATAGAGGCTCAGGTACTTGaaaatttcaattatttGGGGCCCAAAGATTCTTTAACTTTTCAAGAATTTAGTGTTAAAAttagtaatattttattcaagACAAATgaacaattattattagatggTGGCACTGTTAACGGTAACAATACCAACACTTTGTTAAGTGCAATTTTATTACCTGCTACTTCATTAGAACAATTTGTGTTGCAACAATCAGTTAACCCTCAAGtgctaaaaatattaaatcaaGATAATGCGAATAATAATCTTGAGTTTAGAGAATTAGTTGACGAgactaaaaaaattatacaaagTACCGCTTCCTCTATAGTTTTAGAGACTTTGGTTAATGAATCTTTCCAATATTTAATGAACCAAATAGAACAAAGATGCTTGTTTAAACTGGCTAAGAAAAGAAGTAATAATTCTAGTAATGATAAAGATGACAATAGTGTTGTCGAAGCTACATTTCAAATTGCTTTATTATCTCTAAGTTGTAAAGACATAATAGATAAGAATATACTAGTGAATAACAGTGATGGTGATATACTATCCTTAAGTGGTTCTACCAATACAACCactgaaaataatagttctttattgaataaaatagatTCGATACCCGAGTTAGATGATTTAAGTGCTAGTGTATATAGTAATatctaa
- the ABZ2 gene encoding aminodeoxychorismate lyase ABZ2 (similar to Saccharomyces cerevisiae YMR289W | ABZ2 | para-AminoBenZoic acid (PABA) biosynthesis): MNKEELVDIVERKVIDANYNYNNVNSTSDFEILTTIRYDPYLSKSYDCISDNNSNIETLLESIGLFLDPKLILSSSNSIAHETETIINPDDNNKTSNNKDLMSIYYQRFFLLGEHLKRINFTLQYFNWDYELNIHSLLVLLVQALPSKENTEDVQKKMNILLDDDICYKMRVLINRAGQIKIEAHVLPLTLLDNKNDREECDCYILDTLFSGFVLPTSKKFKNSIVPPIYTVYIDTEPLIPSPFTSFKTTKRQHYNRARERMLELHKGKEGPCEILVYNTNYEVMETSFCNVYFKKYVANNKDDTAKDCSSYYYYTPSLSSGCLCGTMRYYLLRKKLVSEVKSIDVRKLKDGDEVLLSNAIRGCFKGLIVKS; the protein is encoded by the coding sequence ATGAATAAAGAGGAGTTAGTAGATATTgtagaaagaaaagttaTTGATGCTAACTACAATTATAACAATGTTAATAGTACTAGcgattttgaaattttaacaacaataagATATGACCCATATTTATCCAAATCTTATGATTGTATTAGTGACAATAATAGCAACATCGAAACCTTACTGGAATCAATTGGCTTATTTTTGGAtccaaaattaatattgtcAAGCAGTAACAGTATTGCTCATGAAACtgaaacaataataaatccagatgataataataagacgagtaataataaagatttaatGTCAATCTATTACCAGAGGTTTTTCCTACTAGGTGAACATttgaaaagaataaatttCACACtacaatattttaattgggATTATGAATTGAACATTCACTCATTATTGGTTTTACTAGTTCAAGCATTACCTTCGAAAGAAAATACCGAAGATgttcaaaagaaaatgaacaTTCTATTAGATGATGACATTTGCTATAAGATGAGAGTTTTGATCAATCGTGCTGGACAGATTAAAATTGAAGCGCACGTATTGCCCTTGACACTTctagataataaaaatgacagAGAAGAGTGTGATTGTTATATACTTGATACACTATTTAGTGGATTTGTTTTGCCAACCAGCAAgaagtttaaaaatagtatcGTACCACCGATATACACAGTTTATATTGACACAGAACCATTGATTCCTTCTCCCTTTACAAGTTTTAAAACTACCAAAAGACAACATTATAACAGAGCAAGAGAGAGAATGTTAGAATTACACAAGGGCAAAGAGGGACCATGCGAAATATTGGTTTATAATACCAATTATGAAGTGATGGAAACTTCCTTTTGCaatgtatattttaaaaaatatgtcGCTAACAACAAAGATGACACTGCTAAGGATTGTTCCtcatattattactatacACCTTCTTTATCTTCTGGTTGTCTATGTGGAACAATGAGATATTATTTACTTaggaaaaaattggttaGTGAAGTTAAATCTATAGATGTTAGAAAACTAAAAGATGGTGATGAggttttattatctaaTGCGATTCGAGGATGCTTTAAAGGTCTGATAGTTAAAAGTTAG
- the BUD32 gene encoding serine/threonine protein kinase BUD32 (similar to Saccharomyces cerevisiae YGR262C | BUD32 | BUD site selection), whose product MIDDIIKGVEDYLTPNIPVKLISQGAEALVFETNVHPYNPYTTASNASYIIKYRPAKKYRHPSIDQALTKHRTLTEGRLLSKLSNIPGINVPQLICCDPYNGYIWQAKVGCVLPNGTFSNLKNYLWYQKNIDPFDEDKIVKVLVSVGRQIGILHCNDYVHGDLTSSNILLDNNTSSGTNSANEWSPYLIDFGLSSYSTMPEDKGVDLYVLERAILSTHSLFAEKYNQWLLQGYKQAYCEMSLGKDDKERYTKLEQVLKRFEEVRLRGRKRSMIG is encoded by the coding sequence atgatcGACGATATAATCAAAGGAGTTGAAGATTATTTAACTCCTAACATTCCAGTCAAATTAATCAGTCAAGGTGCAGAAGCATTAGTTTTCGAAACAAATGTTCATCCATATAATCCTTATACTACCGCTTCTAATGCCTCatatattatcaaatataGACCTGCCAAGAAATATAGACATCCAAGTATAGATCAAGCATTAACAAAGCATAGAACTCTAACTGAAGGTAGATTATTATCCAAATTATCCAATATCCCCGGTATCAATGTACCGCAACTAATTTGCTGCGACCCATACAATGGATATATATGGCAGGCAAAAGTTGGATGTGTTCTACCCAATGGCACATTtagtaatttaaaaaattatttatggtACCAAAAAAACATAGATCCATTTGATGAGGACAAAATTGTAAAAGTTTTGGTTTCTGTCGGGAGACAAATTGGTATTTTACATTGTAACGATTATGTACACGGCGATTTAACatcatcaaatattttattggataataatacttcATCTGGAACAAATAGTGCCAATGAGTGGTCGCCCTATTTGATTGATTTTGGTTTAAGCTCATATTCTACTATGCCTGAAGATAAAGGTGTGGATTTGTACGTTTTAGAAAGAGCGATTTTAAGCACACACTCTCTATTTGCTGAGAAATATAACCAATGGTTATTACAAGGTTATAAACAGGCATATTGTGAAATGAGCCTGGGAAAGGATGACAAGGAGCGTTACACCAAGTTAGAgcaagttttaaaaagatttgAGGAGGTTAGATTAAGAGGCAGAAAGAGAAGTATGATTGGTTAA